One segment of Streptomyces roseifaciens DNA contains the following:
- a CDS encoding DUF1906 domain-containing protein — MDRRRKIIGYLLALMAVVAQLAGADPAGAGDRGDPRDEGASVFRGWGLDTCQAPALTTLSAWKSSDYRAVGVYFAGRARACPHQTYLSERWLEGADDLGWRVLPIYVGSQSPCVRASNKRGFLIGSYPYDQGQSEGEDAVSRASALGIVSRSALYLDMEAYDDKDGDCARTTLSYIRGWNAAVRGGGYLPGFYSSAESGVRHMDRARRSGTTGLPDVLWFARWRVEPTTDREPLIGRTAWQPHRRIHQYQGNVTESHGGRKLTIDRNLVDAPVAIID, encoded by the coding sequence ATGGACCGACGACGGAAGATCATCGGATATCTCCTCGCCCTGATGGCGGTGGTGGCCCAGCTGGCCGGCGCCGATCCCGCGGGCGCCGGTGACCGGGGCGACCCGAGGGACGAGGGGGCTTCCGTCTTCAGGGGCTGGGGCCTGGACACCTGCCAGGCGCCGGCGCTGACCACGCTGAGCGCGTGGAAGTCGTCCGACTACCGGGCCGTCGGCGTCTACTTCGCCGGCCGCGCCCGCGCCTGCCCGCACCAGACCTACCTCAGCGAGCGCTGGCTGGAGGGCGCCGACGACCTGGGCTGGCGCGTCCTGCCGATCTACGTGGGCTCGCAGTCCCCGTGCGTGCGGGCGAGCAACAAGCGGGGCTTCCTGATCGGCTCCTACCCCTACGACCAGGGCCAGTCGGAGGGCGAGGACGCCGTCTCCCGGGCCTCCGCGCTCGGCATCGTCTCCCGCAGCGCCCTCTACCTCGACATGGAGGCCTACGACGACAAGGACGGCGACTGCGCCCGCACGACGCTGTCCTACATCCGCGGCTGGAACGCGGCCGTGCGCGGCGGCGGCTACCTGCCGGGCTTCTACAGCAGCGCCGAGTCGGGGGTGCGGCACATGGACCGGGCCCGCCGCTCGGGCACGACCGGGCTGCCCGACGTGCTCTGGTTCGCCCGCTGGCGGGTCGAGCCCACGACGGACCGCGAGCCGTTGATCGGCCGGACGGCCTGGCAGCCGCACCGCCGCATCCACCAGTACCAGGGCAACGTCACCGAGTCGCACGGGGGACGGAAGCTGACCATCGACCGCAATCTGGTGGACGCACCCGTGGCGATCATCGACTGA
- a CDS encoding SigE family RNA polymerase sigma factor, translated as MTATTTSVCTSASTAVYPSFSSYVRARGPVLQRTARSLTSNPCDAEDLLQTALTKTYLAWERIEDHRALDGYVRRALVNTRTSQWRKRKVDEFPYDELPEREAAPSADPAEQQALRDAMWRAVLRLPVRQRAMVVLRYYEDLTEVQTAELLGVSVGTVKSAVSRALGKLREDPELSCAA; from the coding sequence ATGACAGCAACCACGACGTCTGTGTGCACCAGCGCATCCACCGCCGTGTACCCGTCGTTCTCCTCCTACGTACGGGCACGCGGTCCGGTGCTGCAGCGCACCGCCCGCTCTCTGACCTCGAACCCGTGCGACGCGGAGGACCTGCTGCAGACCGCGCTGACCAAGACGTACCTGGCGTGGGAGCGCATAGAGGACCACCGGGCCCTGGACGGCTACGTGCGCCGGGCCCTGGTCAACACCCGCACCTCGCAGTGGCGCAAGCGCAAGGTCGACGAGTTCCCCTACGACGAGCTGCCCGAGCGCGAGGCCGCCCCCTCGGCGGACCCCGCGGAGCAGCAGGCGCTGCGCGACGCGATGTGGCGGGCCGTACTGCGGCTGCCGGTGCGGCAGCGGGCCATGGTCGTCCTCAGGTATTACGAGGACCTGACCGAGGTGCAGACGGCCGAGCTGCTCGGGGTCTCCGTCGGCACGGTCAAGAGCGCCGTCTCCCGGGCGCTCGGCAAGCTCCGCGAGGACCCGGAGCTCTCCTGCGCCGCATGA
- a CDS encoding long-chain fatty acid--CoA ligase, producing MLSTMQDVPLTVTRILAHGARVHGGATVTTWTGDGEPLRRSFREVAERSVQLAHALRDELGVVGDQRVATLMWNNSDHLEAYLAIPSMGAVLHTLNLRLPVEQLAWIVNHAADRVIIVNGSLLPLLAPLLPHLGSVEHVIVSGPGDRSALEGCRPRVHEYEELLAGRPVAGFDWPELDERQAAALCYTSGTTGEPKGVLYSHRSVYLHAMEVNAASAFGLTPADTCLPVVPMFHVNAWGLPHAAFMAGTSLLMPDRFLQPAPLAEMIATERPTVSAGVPTIWAGLLAELDARPRDLSSLRTVISGGSAAPPAMMRGFHERHGVRLVQAWGMTETSPLGSVAYPPAGLSEEEEWPYRITQGRLPSSVEARLAGPGGEILPWDGQSAGELEVRGPWIAGAYYGGAAGEPVRPEDKFSPDGWLRTGDVGTITSDGFLTLTDRAKDVIKSGGEWISSVELENHLMAHPDVAEAAVVAVPDDKWGERPLAAVVLKDGEPADYEALRAFLGERVARWQLPERWVRIATVPKTSVGKFDKKVLRKQYAEGELEVTVLGG from the coding sequence GTGCTGAGCACGATGCAGGACGTACCGCTCACCGTCACACGCATCCTCGCCCATGGGGCGCGCGTGCACGGGGGCGCCACGGTGACCACCTGGACCGGGGACGGCGAGCCGCTGCGGCGCAGTTTCCGGGAGGTCGCCGAGCGGTCCGTGCAGCTGGCCCACGCGCTGCGCGACGAGCTCGGGGTGGTCGGCGACCAGCGCGTCGCCACGCTCATGTGGAACAACAGCGACCACCTGGAGGCGTACCTCGCGATCCCCTCCATGGGCGCCGTCCTGCACACGCTCAACCTGCGGCTGCCCGTCGAGCAGCTCGCCTGGATCGTCAACCACGCGGCCGACCGCGTGATCATCGTCAACGGCTCGCTGCTGCCGCTGCTCGCCCCGCTCCTGCCGCACCTCGGCTCCGTCGAGCACGTGATCGTCTCGGGCCCGGGCGACCGCTCCGCTCTGGAGGGCTGCCGGCCGCGCGTGCACGAGTACGAGGAGCTGCTCGCGGGCCGCCCCGTGGCCGGTTTCGACTGGCCGGAGCTCGACGAGCGGCAGGCCGCCGCCCTCTGCTACACCTCCGGCACCACCGGCGAGCCCAAGGGCGTCCTCTACAGCCACCGCTCGGTCTACCTCCACGCCATGGAGGTCAACGCCGCCTCGGCCTTCGGCCTGACCCCCGCCGACACCTGCCTGCCCGTCGTGCCGATGTTCCACGTGAACGCCTGGGGCCTGCCGCACGCCGCCTTCATGGCCGGAACGTCCCTGCTGATGCCCGACCGCTTCCTGCAGCCCGCGCCGCTCGCCGAGATGATCGCCACCGAGCGGCCCACGGTGTCCGCCGGCGTCCCCACGATCTGGGCGGGCCTGCTCGCCGAGCTCGACGCGCGGCCGCGGGACCTGTCCTCGCTGCGCACGGTCATCAGCGGCGGCTCGGCCGCGCCGCCCGCGATGATGCGGGGCTTCCACGAGCGCCACGGCGTGCGGCTCGTACAGGCGTGGGGGATGACGGAGACCTCGCCGCTGGGCTCGGTGGCCTACCCGCCGGCCGGTCTGAGCGAGGAGGAGGAGTGGCCCTACCGCATCACCCAGGGCCGGCTGCCCTCCTCCGTGGAGGCCCGGCTCGCCGGTCCCGGCGGGGAGATCCTGCCGTGGGACGGGCAGTCGGCCGGTGAGCTGGAGGTGCGCGGGCCCTGGATCGCGGGCGCGTACTACGGCGGAGCGGCCGGGGAGCCCGTCCGTCCCGAGGACAAGTTCAGCCCCGACGGCTGGCTGCGCACGGGCGACGTCGGCACGATCACGTCCGACGGCTTCCTCACCCTCACCGACCGCGCCAAGGACGTGATCAAGTCGGGCGGCGAGTGGATCTCCTCCGTCGAGCTGGAGAACCACCTGATGGCCCACCCGGACGTCGCGGAGGCGGCCGTTGTGGCCGTCCCGGACGACAAGTGGGGCGAGCGCCCGCTCGCCGCCGTGGTCCTCAAGGACGGCGAGCCCGCCGACTACGAGGCGCTCCGGGCGTTCCTCGGCGAGCGGGTGGCGCGCTGGCAGCTGCCCGAGCGGTGGGTGCGGATCGCGACCGTACCGAAGACGTCGGTGGGCAAGTTCGACAAGAAGGTGCTCCGCAAGCAGTACGCGGAGGGCGAGCTGGAGGTCACCGTCCTGGGCGGCTGA
- a CDS encoding MFS transporter, which produces MPSPTPSPTAAAGPAPVSPAAPATPAAPVTPAPARGGNTVLLAVIALCTAVTAANIYLAAPLLGLIAEDFGAAPSTAGWIASVAQLGYAVGLLAFAPLGDTADRRRLVAVLSAVAGVALVAGAFAPGLPALAAAVLVACAATVVPQLLVPLVAERAPADRRGRHVAAVVAGLFTGIVAARVLGSLAGQAYGWRAVFLGAAALTVAIGLLTAVLLPAETRPRRAARPLKAIAGLPGLLRRSPELRAACLRQAGLFGAWSSLWTTLALLLTADEPFHMSTATAGLFGLFGLVSTAVAPVSGSLIDRFGATRVVTTSYVLTALSLPLFWLGGHRLWALCAAAVLIHAGLMAGQVANQTRALASTGTPAAANTAYVVTAFVGGASASALAGPAYAHWGWNGVCAIAAAAVAAGWAGSALVGAKR; this is translated from the coding sequence ATGCCGTCGCCCACGCCGTCACCCACAGCCGCAGCCGGCCCCGCACCCGTATCGCCCGCAGCGCCCGCAACGCCCGCGGCACCGGTCACCCCCGCCCCCGCCCGCGGCGGCAACACCGTCCTCCTCGCGGTCATCGCCCTCTGCACCGCCGTCACCGCCGCGAACATCTACCTCGCGGCCCCGCTCCTCGGCCTCATCGCCGAGGACTTCGGCGCCGCGCCCTCCACGGCCGGCTGGATCGCCTCCGTGGCCCAGCTCGGTTACGCCGTCGGCCTGCTGGCGTTCGCCCCGCTCGGGGACACCGCCGACCGCCGCCGCCTGGTGGCCGTGCTGTCCGCGGTCGCCGGCGTGGCCCTCGTCGCGGGGGCCTTCGCACCCGGCCTGCCCGCGCTGGCCGCGGCCGTCCTGGTGGCCTGCGCCGCGACGGTCGTGCCGCAGCTGCTGGTCCCGCTGGTCGCCGAGCGGGCGCCCGCCGACCGGCGCGGGCGGCACGTGGCCGCGGTCGTGGCCGGGCTGTTCACCGGCATCGTCGCGGCCCGCGTCCTCGGCTCCCTGGCCGGGCAGGCGTACGGCTGGCGCGCCGTCTTCCTCGGCGCCGCCGCGCTCACCGTCGCGATCGGCCTGCTGACCGCCGTACTGCTTCCGGCCGAGACCCGGCCGCGCCGCGCCGCCCGGCCCCTCAAGGCCATAGCGGGGCTGCCGGGCCTGCTGCGCCGCTCCCCCGAGCTGCGGGCCGCGTGCCTGCGCCAGGCCGGCCTCTTCGGCGCCTGGAGCTCCCTGTGGACGACGCTCGCCCTGCTGCTGACCGCGGACGAGCCGTTCCACATGTCGACGGCGACCGCGGGCCTCTTCGGCCTGTTCGGCCTCGTCTCGACCGCCGTCGCCCCCGTGTCGGGGTCGCTCATCGACCGCTTCGGCGCGACCCGGGTCGTCACCACGTCCTACGTGCTCACGGCGCTCTCCCTGCCGCTGTTCTGGCTCGGCGGGCACCGGCTGTGGGCGCTGTGCGCGGCGGCCGTGCTGATCCACGCGGGCCTGATGGCCGGCCAGGTCGCCAACCAGACGCGGGCGCTGGCCTCGACCGGCACCCCCGCCGCGGCCAACACCGCCTACGTCGTCACCGCGTTCGTCGGCGGCGCGAGCGCCTCCGCCCTCGCGGGCCCGGCGTACGCCCACTGGGGCTGGAACGGCGTCTGCGCGATCGCGGCGGCGGCCGTGGCGGCGGGCTGGGCCGGCAGCGCGCTGGTGGGAGCCAAGCGCTGA
- a CDS encoding TetR family transcriptional regulator produces the protein MAVVRDPEATKARIFAAATAEFAAHGIAGARIDRIAREAKANKQLIYAYFGDKAELFSQVLQQALLELASAVPVDADDPDCYVDRLMEYHKTHPELLRLLLWEGLEYGEGEIPHETERRARYDSKAAAFATAQEKGTVDAGLPPRHLVFLISALAGWATAVPQFRRLLVGGEDGDLDSLRESVRTAARRITQPGA, from the coding sequence ATGGCAGTCGTTAGGGATCCAGAGGCCACCAAGGCGCGCATCTTCGCGGCGGCCACCGCCGAATTCGCCGCCCACGGCATCGCCGGCGCGCGCATCGACCGCATCGCCCGCGAGGCCAAGGCGAACAAGCAGCTCATCTACGCCTACTTCGGCGACAAGGCCGAGCTGTTCTCCCAGGTCCTCCAGCAGGCCCTGCTCGAACTCGCCTCCGCCGTGCCCGTCGACGCCGACGACCCCGACTGCTACGTCGACCGCCTGATGGAGTACCACAAGACCCACCCCGAGCTGCTGCGGCTGCTCCTGTGGGAAGGGCTGGAGTACGGGGAGGGCGAGATCCCGCACGAGACCGAGCGGCGCGCCCGCTACGACTCCAAGGCCGCGGCCTTCGCCACCGCCCAGGAGAAGGGCACGGTCGACGCCGGGCTGCCGCCGCGGCACCTCGTCTTCCTGATCAGCGCGCTCGCCGGGTGGGCCACGGCCGTGCCGCAGTTCCGCCGGCTGCTCGTCGGCGGGGAGGACGGAGACCTCGACTCGCTGCGCGAGTCCGTGCGGACGGCGGCGCGCAGGATCACACAGCCGGGCGCCTAG
- a CDS encoding SSI family serine proteinase inhibitor: MLLRRLALAAAALAPAALLTLPSASAAGLPMPPANPESNDHLTVTVSETGKFATGLKGVRTYELYCHPAGGTHPRVREACGQIDGQTTWGKDPFAPVPKDSVCTMIYGGPQRATVTGKWAGRPVKAEFTRKNGCEIDRWDRFSSLLGAPAGTPHVHHKD; encoded by the coding sequence ATGCTGCTCCGTCGCCTCGCCCTCGCCGCCGCCGCGCTCGCTCCGGCGGCCCTGCTCACCCTGCCGTCCGCCTCGGCCGCCGGGCTCCCCATGCCCCCCGCCAACCCCGAGAGCAACGACCACCTCACGGTGACCGTCAGCGAAACCGGGAAGTTCGCCACCGGCCTCAAGGGCGTCCGGACCTACGAGCTGTACTGCCACCCGGCCGGGGGCACGCACCCGCGCGTCAGAGAGGCGTGCGGCCAGATCGACGGCCAGACGACCTGGGGCAAGGACCCGTTCGCCCCCGTCCCCAAGGACTCGGTGTGCACGATGATCTACGGCGGACCGCAGCGCGCCACGGTCACCGGCAAATGGGCCGGCCGCCCCGTGAAGGCCGAGTTCACGCGGAAGAACGGGTGCGAGATCGACCGCTGGGACCGCTTCTCCAGCCTGCTCGGCGCGCCCGCGGGTACCCCCCACGTCCACCACAAGGACTGA
- a CDS encoding response regulator transcription factor, with the protein MTADPSLTPAPAAPAPLLRDDGGPIRVLVVDDEASLAELLRLALRYEGWDVRTAAGGAEAVRVARDFRPDAVVLDVMLPDMDGLTVLGRLRRERAEVPVLFLTAKDAVEDRIAGLTAGGDDYVTKPFSLEEVVARLRGLLRRARAVAPRPGSVLTVGDLVLDEDSHEVSRGGTDIHLTATEFELLRFLMRNPRRVLSKPQILDRVWSYDFGGQANVVELYISYLRRKIDAGRPPMIHTRRGAGYLIKPATPA; encoded by the coding sequence ATGACGGCCGACCCCTCGCTCACCCCAGCCCCCGCCGCCCCCGCCCCCCTCCTGCGGGACGACGGCGGGCCCATCAGGGTTCTCGTCGTGGACGACGAGGCCTCCCTGGCCGAGCTGCTCCGGCTCGCCCTGCGCTACGAGGGCTGGGACGTGCGCACCGCGGCCGGCGGCGCCGAGGCCGTGCGCGTCGCGCGGGACTTCCGGCCGGACGCCGTCGTCCTCGACGTGATGCTGCCCGACATGGACGGGCTGACCGTGCTGGGGCGGCTGCGCCGCGAACGCGCAGAGGTGCCGGTGCTCTTCCTCACTGCCAAGGACGCCGTCGAGGACCGCATCGCCGGCCTCACCGCAGGCGGCGACGACTACGTCACCAAGCCCTTCAGCCTGGAGGAGGTCGTCGCCCGGCTGCGCGGGCTGCTGCGCCGGGCCCGCGCCGTCGCGCCGCGCCCCGGCTCCGTCCTCACCGTGGGCGACCTGGTCCTGGACGAGGACAGCCACGAGGTCTCCCGCGGCGGCACGGACATCCACCTCACCGCCACCGAGTTCGAGCTGCTGCGCTTCCTCATGCGCAATCCGCGGCGCGTGCTGAGCAAGCCGCAGATCCTCGACCGGGTCTGGTCGTACGACTTCGGCGGCCAGGCCAACGTCGTGGAGCTCTACATCTCCTACCTGCGGCGGAAGATCGACGCCGGGCGCCCGCCGATGATCCACACGCGGCGCGGCGCCGGCTACCTCATCAAGCCGGCCACACCGGCGTGA
- a CDS encoding sensor histidine kinase: MRTRLVLSTVVLVAVVCAVIGTVTAIVLRSYLYGQLDTQLGDVARRAAAPHPPEVQARRGGPLSFVQGGGQPIGTVGALTAPDGRVADSAVSTPARTTPGGEPVREPLTSAQSEALAGLPRDGRPHDVVLAGRGQYRAQSVTAPDGTTYLVGIPASGVQETLNTLVVVEVCVTAAGLVAAGIAAAATVRIALGPLRRVAATATRVSELPLHRGEVALHERVPEAEADPRTEVGQVGAALNRMLGHVGSALTARQESETRVRQFVADASHELRTPLASIRGYAELTRRAGPGGGAGEGREEIGPVTRHALGRIESEAHRMTGLVEDLLLLARLDAGRPQALADLDLSPLVVDAVSDARAAGPGHAWRLDLPAEPVAVRGDAARLHQVLVNLLANARTHTPAGTTVTARVRVASGGGLVEVEVEDDGPGIPAELLPYVFERFARGDASRTRTGAGGSGLGLAIVRAVVAAHGGRVGVASVPGRTVFTVELPVRHRRVPPTGLSAVAAGD, from the coding sequence CTGCGCACGCGCCTCGTGCTGTCCACCGTCGTGCTGGTCGCCGTCGTCTGCGCGGTGATCGGCACGGTCACGGCCATCGTGCTGCGCAGCTACCTGTACGGGCAGCTCGACACGCAGCTCGGCGACGTGGCGCGGCGGGCCGCCGCGCCCCACCCGCCGGAGGTCCAGGCCCGCCGGGGCGGACCGCTGAGCTTCGTGCAGGGCGGCGGCCAGCCCATCGGCACCGTCGGTGCGCTCACCGCGCCCGACGGCAGGGTCGCCGACTCGGCCGTCAGCACGCCCGCCCGCACCACGCCGGGCGGCGAGCCCGTGCGCGAACCGCTGACCTCCGCCCAGAGCGAGGCCCTCGCGGGGCTTCCCCGCGACGGCAGGCCGCACGACGTCGTACTGGCCGGGCGCGGACAGTACCGCGCCCAGTCCGTCACCGCCCCCGACGGCACGACGTACCTCGTCGGCATCCCCGCCTCCGGCGTTCAGGAGACCCTCAACACCCTTGTCGTGGTGGAGGTGTGCGTGACCGCGGCGGGGCTCGTCGCCGCCGGGATCGCCGCCGCGGCCACCGTGCGGATCGCATTGGGGCCGCTGCGGCGGGTCGCCGCGACGGCCACGCGCGTCTCCGAACTCCCCCTGCACCGGGGGGAAGTGGCCCTGCACGAGCGCGTGCCCGAGGCGGAGGCCGATCCGCGGACCGAGGTCGGTCAGGTCGGTGCGGCGCTCAACCGTATGCTGGGACACGTGGGTTCGGCGCTGACGGCGCGCCAGGAGAGCGAGACGAGGGTCCGGCAGTTCGTCGCCGACGCGAGTCACGAGCTGCGGACGCCGCTCGCCTCCATCCGCGGCTACGCCGAACTCACCCGCCGGGCCGGGCCCGGCGGGGGCGCCGGGGAAGGCCGTGAGGAGATCGGACCGGTCACCCGGCACGCGCTCGGCCGCATCGAGTCCGAGGCGCACCGGATGACCGGGCTCGTCGAGGACCTGCTGCTCCTCGCCCGCCTGGACGCCGGCCGCCCGCAGGCGCTCGCGGACCTCGACCTCTCTCCGCTCGTGGTCGACGCCGTGAGCGACGCGCGGGCGGCCGGGCCGGGCCACGCGTGGCGCCTCGACCTGCCGGCCGAGCCGGTGGCGGTACGGGGTGACGCGGCCCGCCTCCACCAGGTCCTCGTCAACCTGCTGGCCAATGCGCGCACGCACACGCCGGCGGGGACGACGGTGACCGCTCGCGTACGGGTCGCCTCCGGCGGCGGGCTCGTGGAGGTCGAGGTGGAGGACGACGGGCCGGGCATCCCGGCGGAGTTGCTGCCGTACGTCTTCGAGCGGTTCGCGCGGGGGGACGCGTCGCGGACGCGGACCGGTGCGGGGGGTTCGGGACTGGGGCTTGCGATCGTGCGGGCGGTCGTCGCGGCGCACGGGGGACGGGTGGGGGTGGCGAGCGTGCCCGGGCGGACCGTTTTCACGGTGGAACTGCCGGTCCGGCACCGCCGGGTTCCACCGACGGGGCTGAGCGCCGTCGCGGCGGGGGATTAG
- a CDS encoding glycosyltransferase produces the protein MTADSPPLPARAPLPVRGHGTVLDVVIPVHNEEDDLEACVRRLHAHLTATFPYGFRITVADNASTDRTPEVSAALDEAFDEVTAVRLEEKGRGRALHTVWSLSEAPVLAYMDVDLSTGLNAVLPLVAPLISGHSDLAIGTRLAGGSRVVRGPRREFISRAYNVLLRTGLAARFSDAQCGFKAVRKDVAERLLPLVEDTGWFFDTELLVLAERAGLRIHEVPVDWVDDPDSSVRIVRTAADDLRGVWRVGRALATGALPLDRLRRPFGDDPRDRAVPGVPRGLARQLLGFCVVGVLSTGFYLALYSLLRTATGPQTANAVALLLSALANTAANRRLTFGVRGRDRAVRHQAQGLVVFAIGLVLTSGSLAALHAAGGSPAHGPSHGPSHGAELAVLVTANLAATVLRFLLLRAWVFPAASATRNDR, from the coding sequence ATGACTGCCGACAGCCCGCCTCTTCCCGCCCGCGCGCCCCTCCCGGTGCGCGGTCACGGCACCGTGCTCGATGTCGTGATCCCCGTCCACAACGAGGAGGACGACCTGGAGGCGTGCGTGCGCCGGCTGCACGCGCACCTCACGGCCACCTTTCCGTACGGGTTCCGGATCACCGTCGCGGACAACGCGAGCACCGACCGCACGCCCGAGGTCTCCGCCGCCCTGGACGAAGCCTTCGACGAGGTGACCGCCGTCCGGCTGGAGGAGAAGGGGCGGGGGCGGGCGCTGCACACCGTCTGGTCGCTGTCCGAGGCGCCCGTGCTCGCCTACATGGACGTCGACCTGTCCACCGGCCTCAACGCCGTACTGCCGCTCGTCGCCCCGCTGATCTCCGGCCACTCCGACCTGGCCATAGGGACCCGGCTCGCGGGTGGTTCGCGCGTGGTGCGCGGGCCCAGGAGGGAGTTCATCTCCCGCGCCTACAACGTCCTGTTGCGGACGGGGCTCGCGGCGCGGTTCTCCGATGCGCAGTGCGGGTTCAAGGCGGTCCGCAAGGACGTGGCCGAGCGGCTGCTGCCGCTCGTCGAGGACACGGGGTGGTTCTTCGACACCGAGCTGCTGGTGCTGGCCGAGCGGGCGGGCCTGCGGATCCACGAGGTGCCGGTGGACTGGGTCGACGACCCGGACAGCTCCGTGCGGATCGTCCGCACGGCGGCCGACGACCTGCGCGGCGTGTGGCGCGTGGGGCGCGCCCTCGCCACGGGGGCGCTGCCGCTGGACCGGCTGCGCCGCCCCTTCGGCGACGATCCGCGCGACCGGGCGGTGCCGGGCGTGCCACGGGGGCTGGCTCGGCAGCTGCTGGGCTTCTGCGTGGTGGGCGTCCTCAGTACGGGCTTCTACCTGGCGCTGTACTCGCTGCTGCGCACGGCCACCGGCCCGCAGACGGCGAACGCGGTCGCGCTGCTGCTGTCGGCCCTCGCCAACACCGCGGCCAACCGCCGGCTGACCTTCGGGGTGCGCGGGCGCGACCGTGCGGTGCGCCACCAGGCGCAGGGCCTGGTGGTCTTCGCCATCGGCCTGGTCCTGACCAGCGGTTCGCTCGCCGCGCTGCACGCGGCGGGCGGCTCCCCGGCCCACGGGCCTTCTCACGGCCCTTCCCACGGAGCCGAACTCGCCGTGCTCGTCACGGCCAACCTCGCGGCGACGGTGCTGCGGTTCCTGCTGCTGCGGGCTTGGGTGTTCCCGGCGGCTTCTGCGACAAGGAACGATCGATGA